The genomic region GCAGCCGCGCACCTCGTGGCCGGCGGCGCGCAGGAACCCGGCGGGCGAGGCGACGTGGAGCGGCTGGTGCCCGAGCTCGTAGCAGGACACCAGCAGCACCCTCATGTTCTCAGGGGGTGTCCAGGCCCGGCTATTTCTTGGAGGCCTGGTAGTAGGGGTTGGCGCCCTGGGCGTGGTCGGTGGTGTCGCGCACGTCGGTGATCTCGGGGAAGCGGTCGAGGATCGAGGTGCGCACCCCCTGGGCGAGGGTCACCGAGGCCATCCCGCAGCCCTGGCAGCCGCCGCCCATGTGCACGTAGGCGACGCCGTCGGTGACGTCGAGCAGGTCGATGTGCCCGCCGTGCTGGGCCACCGCAGGGTTGATCTCGAGGTCGATGAGCCGCTGCACGTCCTGGGCGAGGGGCTCCAGCCAGAGCGGGTTGGGATTGTCGACCTTGAGGGCGCCGGTCGAGGGGTCGGCGTCGAGCGTGGCCCCGTCGAGGTAGGCGGCGGTGGTCAGGGGCACGTGGAAGGTCAGGCCCTCGGGGCCCTCGACCACCATGTCGCCAGGGTGCTCCTTGCCGGTCTGGACCAGCTGCATGTCGTAGACGAACTGCCCGTCGGCGCGGCCGGTGATGGCCACGCGGACCCCGGCATCGGGCTGCCGCCGGTTGGCCCGCACCTGCTCGATGCGGGTGAGCGCGAACTCGGTCGCGCCGATGCGTGGCTGCTGCATGGTGTCCTCCTGGTCGGGGCGAACGCCCCTGGCGTCATTATCTGGGCGATGGCCATCCGCGTGCTGCTCCTGCTGCCAACCCGGACCTACCGGGCCGCCGCGTTCCTCGAGGCCGCCGGCCGGCTCGGCCTCGAGGTGGTGGTCGGGTCCGACCATGGGTCCTCGCTCGGCCATCTGATGGAGGGCCGCCAGCTCGTGGTCGACCTCGACCGCCCCGAGCAGGCCGCCGAGCTCGCCGCCGGCCTCGCCGCCACCCAGCCCCTCGACGCCGCCGTCGGGGTCGACGAGAGCGCGGTGGTCACCGCCGCCGCGGTGGCCGCCCGGCTGGGGCTGCGCCACAGCCCGGTGGAGGCGGTGGCGGCGACCCGGGACAAGCGGAGGCTGCGCGCCGCCCTCGCCGCCGCCGGGGTGCCCCAGCCGGACTGGCGGGCGGTCGAGGCGACTCCGCCGGCTGCGCTGGGCGCCGCCGAGCAGCTGGGCTACCCGGTCGTGGTCAAGCCGGTCGACCTCGCCGGCAGCCGCGGGGTGATCCGCGCCGACGGCCCGGCCTCGGTCACCGCCGCGGTCGAGCGGGTGGCCCGGATGCTCGCCGCCGAGCCCGGCTGCGACGGCCCGGGGCCGCCGCCGCTGCTGGTCGAGCGCTTCTGCGGCGGCCCCGAGGTGGCCGTCGAGGGCCTGCTCGACGCCGGGCGGCTGCGCATCCTCGCGGTCTTCGACAAGCCCGACCCCCTCGATGGTCCCTTTTTCGAGGAGACCCTCTACGTC from Candidatus Dormiibacterota bacterium harbors:
- a CDS encoding NifU family protein gives rise to the protein MQQPRIGATEFALTRIEQVRANRRQPDAGVRVAITGRADGQFVYDMQLVQTGKEHPGDMVVEGPEGLTFHVPLTTAAYLDGATLDADPSTGALKVDNPNPLWLEPLAQDVQRLIDLEINPAVAQHGGHIDLLDVTDGVAYVHMGGGCQGCGMASVTLAQGVRTSILDRFPEITDVRDTTDHAQGANPYYQASKK
- a CDS encoding ATP-grasp domain-containing protein, which produces MAIRVLLLLPTRTYRAAAFLEAAGRLGLEVVVGSDHGSSLGHLMEGRQLVVDLDRPEQAAELAAGLAATQPLDAAVGVDESAVVTAAAVAARLGLRHSPVEAVAATRDKRRLRAALAAAGVPQPDWRAVEATPPAALGAAEQLGYPVVVKPVDLAGSRGVIRADGPASVTAAVERVARMLAAEPGCDGPGPPPLLVERFCGGPEVAVEGLLDAGRLRILAVFDKPDPLDGPFFEETLYVTPSRLAPVDLEAVIRRCGEAVAALGLTEGPIHAELRLPARGAPVVIEVAARSIGGRCSTALRFAGGASLEELILRQALGLPLGEPEVQGAAGILMLPIERAGRLVGVEGLERARAVPGLESLTIGVPGGEMLVPLPEGDRYLGFAVARGDRPAAVEAALRQAWAEIHVVVTGDAAAVVGR